In one Oryza glaberrima chromosome 2, OglaRS2, whole genome shotgun sequence genomic region, the following are encoded:
- the LOC127761709 gene encoding probable aquaporin TIP2-1, whose product MVKLAFGSLGDSFSATSVKAYVAEFIATLLFVFAGVGSAIAYGQLTNGGALDPAGLVAIAIAHALALFVGVSVAANISGGHLNPAVTFGLAVGGHITILTGLFYWIAQLLGASIACLLLKFVTHGKAIPTHGVAGISELEGVVMEIVITFALVYTVYATAADPKKGSLGTIAPIAIGFIVGANILAAGPFSGGSMNPARSFGPAVAAGNFAGNWVYWVGPLIGGGLAGLVYGDVFIGSYQPVADQDYA is encoded by the exons atgGTGAAGCTCGCATTCGGAAGCTTGGGTGACTCCTTCAGCGCCACGTCCGTGAAGGCCTACGTGGCGGAGTTCATCGCCACCCTCCTCTTCGTCTTCGCCGGCGTCGGATCCGCCATTGCCTATG GGCAATTGACCAATGGTGGCGCCCTCGACCCGGCCGGCCTTGTGGCGATCGCGATCGCCCATGCACTCGCCCTGTTCGTGGGCGTTTCCGTCGCCGCCAACATCTCCGGCGGCCACCTTAACCCGGCCGTGACGTTCGGCCTCGCCGTTGGCGGCCACATCACCATCCTCACAGGACTATTCTACTGGATCGCCCAGCTGCTAGGCGCCTCCATCGCCTGCCTCCTCCTCAAGTTTGTCACCCACGGCAAG GCCATCCCGACGCACGGCGTCGCCGGCATCAGCGAGCTGGAGGGCGTCGTGATGGAGATCGTCATCACGTTCGCGCTGGTGTACACGGTGTACGCCACGGCGGCGGACCCGAAGAAGGGATCGCTCGGCACCATCGCGCCCATCGCGATCGGCTTCATCGTCGGCGCCaacatcctcgccgccggcccgtTCAGCGGCGGCTCCATGAACCCAGCGCGCTCCTTcggccccgccgtcgccgccggcaactTCGCTGGCAACTGGGTCTACTGGGTCGGCCCGCtgatcggcggcggcctcgccgggcTCGTGTACGGCGACGTGTTCATCGGCTCATACCAGCCCGTTGCCGACCAGGACTACGCTTAA